A genome region from Ascaphus truei isolate aAscTru1 unplaced genomic scaffold, aAscTru1.hap1 HAP1_SCAFFOLD_2823, whole genome shotgun sequence includes the following:
- the LOC142482954 gene encoding histone H2A-like, whose protein sequence is MSGRGKTGGKARAKAKTRSSRAGLQFPVGRVHRLLRKGNYAERVGAGAPVYLAAVLEYLTAEILELAGNAARDNKKSRIIPRHLQLAVRNDEELNKLLGGVTIAQGGVLPNIQAVLLPKKSSGAAPAPTKAGKKGSQQSQEY, encoded by the coding sequence ATGTCCGGGCGAGGAAAGACCGGCGGCAAGGCCCGTGCCAAGGCCAAGACCCGCTCCTCCCGCGCCGGCCTGCAGTTCCCCGTCGGCCGCGTCCACCGCCTGCTCCGGAAAGGTAACTACGCGGAGAGGGTGGGCGCCGGGGCCCCCGTTTACCTGGCCGCCGTGCTGGAGTACCTGACGGCGGAGATCCTGGAGCTGGCCGGCAATGCGGCCCGCGACAACAAGAAGTCCCGCATCATCCCCCGCCACCTGCAGCTGGCCGTGCGCAACGACGAGGAGCTGAACAAACTGCTAGGCGGGGTGACCATCGCGCAGGGCGGTGTGCTGCCCAACATCCAGGCCGTGCTGCTGCCCAAGAAGAGCTCCGGGGCCGCCCCGGCCCCCACCAAGGCCGGCAAGAAAGGCTCGCAGCAGTCCCAGGAGTACTGA